A window of Amphiprion ocellaris isolate individual 3 ecotype Okinawa chromosome 12, ASM2253959v1, whole genome shotgun sequence contains these coding sequences:
- the stxbp6l gene encoding syntaxin binding protein 6 (amisyn), like isoform X2 gives MNSQSAINKEIFIPRDERLLVSVEVWRRKRKKMSFLPPGAKGDYATFICVSVSNTIPHQLFITKVKQFGGSSSFVRRSQWTVEQLRQVNGINASKDSPEFDLVFDNAFDQWVARSSAEKCIFIQILYHACQTYWEGKAGNLGKPAKLMKVGQQGRATQYAHPEVGAGPSNSSASRTTKARRKSYVPPRETEFINCQSKLTGDACTMNLVIYRCKVFLNRMKNMIVANQNRSPGQTRQRVTGGTLGNVAKRVNVTLGQRGDRLTQAEDKTVELMHKAQQFADTAHKLALKYSK, from the exons ATGAACAGTCAGTCTGCCATCAACAAAGAAATCTTCATCCCTCGTGATGAGCGGCTGTTGGTATCAGTGGAGGTatggagaaggaaaagaaagaagatgTCTTTTCTGCCTCCTGGAGCCAAAGGAGATTATGCCACATTCATCTGTGTTTCAG TGTCCAACACCATACCACATCAGCTCTTCATTACAAAAGTGAAGCAGTTTGGTGGGTCCTCCTCCTTCGTCAGGAGGTCCCAGTGGACAGTTGAGCAGCTCCGACAGGTCAATGGCATTAACGCCAGCAAG GATAGCCCGGAGTTTGACCTAGTGTTTGACAACGCTTTTGACCAGTGGGTGGCCAGGTCATCAGCAGAGAAGTGTATCTTTATCCAGATCCTGTACCATGCCTGCCAGACCTACTGGGAGGGGAAAGCAGGCAATCTGGGAAAGCCTGCGAAACTGATGAAGGTAGGCCAACAGGGGAGAGCAACTCAGTATGCTCACCCTGAGGTTGGAGCTGGTCCAAGCAATTCCTCTGCATCCAGAACTACGAAGGCCCGACGAAAGAGCTACGTTCCACCCAGAGAGACAGAGTTCATCAACTGCCAATCCAAACTTACAGGAG ATGCCTGCACCATGAATCTGGTCATCTACCGCTGCAAAGTCTTCCTGAATCGCATGAAGAACATGATAGTCGCAAACCAAAACCGTTCACCAG GTCAGACTAGACAACGAGTCACAGGAGGAACTCTGGGTAATGTAGCCAAGAGGGTGAATGTGACTCTGGGGCAGCGTGGAGACAGATTGACCCAAGCTGAGGATAAGACTGTGGAGCTGATGCACAAAGCCCAGCAGTTTGCAGACACTGCTCATAAG CTGGCCCTGAAGTATTCAAAGTAG
- the stxbp6l gene encoding syntaxin binding protein 6 (amisyn), like isoform X1: protein MNSQSAINKEIFIPRDERLLVSVEVWRRKRKKMSFLPPGAKGDYATFICVSVSNTIPHQLFITKVKQFGGSSSFVRRSQWTVEQLRQVNGINASKDSPEFDLVFDNAFDQWVARSSAEKCIFIQILYHACQTYWEGKAGNLGKPAKLMKVGQQGRATQYAHPEVGAGPSNSSASRTTKARRKSYVPPRETEFINCQSKLTGDACTMNLVIYRCKVFLNRMKNMIVANQNRSPGQVKATVKGTLKSGQTRQRVTGGTLGNVAKRVNVTLGQRGDRLTQAEDKTVELMHKAQQFADTAHKLALKYSK from the exons ATGAACAGTCAGTCTGCCATCAACAAAGAAATCTTCATCCCTCGTGATGAGCGGCTGTTGGTATCAGTGGAGGTatggagaaggaaaagaaagaagatgTCTTTTCTGCCTCCTGGAGCCAAAGGAGATTATGCCACATTCATCTGTGTTTCAG TGTCCAACACCATACCACATCAGCTCTTCATTACAAAAGTGAAGCAGTTTGGTGGGTCCTCCTCCTTCGTCAGGAGGTCCCAGTGGACAGTTGAGCAGCTCCGACAGGTCAATGGCATTAACGCCAGCAAG GATAGCCCGGAGTTTGACCTAGTGTTTGACAACGCTTTTGACCAGTGGGTGGCCAGGTCATCAGCAGAGAAGTGTATCTTTATCCAGATCCTGTACCATGCCTGCCAGACCTACTGGGAGGGGAAAGCAGGCAATCTGGGAAAGCCTGCGAAACTGATGAAGGTAGGCCAACAGGGGAGAGCAACTCAGTATGCTCACCCTGAGGTTGGAGCTGGTCCAAGCAATTCCTCTGCATCCAGAACTACGAAGGCCCGACGAAAGAGCTACGTTCCACCCAGAGAGACAGAGTTCATCAACTGCCAATCCAAACTTACAGGAG ATGCCTGCACCATGAATCTGGTCATCTACCGCTGCAAAGTCTTCCTGAATCGCATGAAGAACATGATAGTCGCAAACCAAAACCGTTCACCAGGTCAAGTTAAGGCAACAGTTAAAGGGACACTTAAGTCAG GTCAGACTAGACAACGAGTCACAGGAGGAACTCTGGGTAATGTAGCCAAGAGGGTGAATGTGACTCTGGGGCAGCGTGGAGACAGATTGACCCAAGCTGAGGATAAGACTGTGGAGCTGATGCACAAAGCCCAGCAGTTTGCAGACACTGCTCATAAG CTGGCCCTGAAGTATTCAAAGTAG